One Defluviimonas aquaemixtae DNA window includes the following coding sequences:
- a CDS encoding esterase-like activity of phytase family protein: MPLARLAALALALGAGAGSAEAAELLPRGVFRWEGEGLSGLSGLWVAPGGGSLLAVSDRGLMLSARIERDGDGRIRAVATDWQAQMLDNSGREVAEFTADAEALAVAPDGTAYVGFESYTRITALKPPDMTPTTLHHWERFRALWGNEGIEGLALGADGRLLAVLEGQSDGVRQTFVQENGDWVEGPSLPAHPDWALSDAAFGPDGWLYLLERRHAWIAGFATRLSRVMLDADGAGPPEVLLKTGFGELDNMEGMSLWRDGEGHVFVTLVSDDNFLPVQNTILAEFELRE; the protein is encoded by the coding sequence CGAAGCGGCGGAGCTTCTTCCGCGCGGCGTCTTTCGCTGGGAGGGCGAAGGGCTGAGCGGGCTATCGGGCCTCTGGGTCGCACCCGGGGGCGGGTCGCTTCTCGCGGTGAGCGACAGAGGCCTGATGCTGTCGGCGCGGATCGAGCGCGACGGGGACGGCCGCATCCGCGCGGTCGCGACCGATTGGCAGGCGCAGATGTTGGACAATTCCGGGCGGGAGGTCGCGGAGTTCACCGCCGATGCCGAGGCGCTGGCCGTCGCGCCCGACGGCACGGCCTATGTCGGGTTCGAGAGCTACACGCGGATCACGGCGCTCAAGCCCCCCGACATGACGCCAACGACGCTGCATCACTGGGAGAGGTTTCGAGCCCTCTGGGGCAATGAGGGAATAGAAGGGCTCGCACTGGGCGCGGATGGGCGGCTTCTGGCGGTCCTCGAGGGGCAGAGTGATGGCGTGCGCCAGACATTCGTACAGGAAAACGGCGATTGGGTCGAAGGGCCGTCGCTGCCGGCGCACCCGGACTGGGCTCTGTCCGACGCGGCCTTCGGGCCGGACGGCTGGCTCTACCTGCTGGAGCGGCGTCACGCCTGGATCGCAGGGTTTGCGACCCGGCTCAGTCGGGTCATGCTGGACGCTGACGGCGCGGGGCCGCCTGAAGTTCTGCTGAAGACTGGGTTTGGCGAACTCGACAACATGGAAGGGATGAGCCTCTGGCGGGACGGCGAAGGCCATGTGTTCGTAACGCTCGTCTCCGACGACAATTTCCTGCCAGTGCAGAATACCATCCTCGCCGAGTTCGAGTTGCGTGAATGA